A single window of Triplophysa dalaica isolate WHDGS20190420 chromosome 14, ASM1584641v1, whole genome shotgun sequence DNA harbors:
- the qpctla gene encoding glutaminyl-peptide cyclotransferase-like a, with translation MSRNSRRGKVLHPNNGRALSSCDPTRTSRMRVLVMCLCGVLTLSVILGLYLSADPSTPHLHHDAHLTNDRLSHKPAKYSLAQIEKFAAHVNGHRLWETHLRPLLIERVPGTAGSQIIRQHILTQLGSLSAGWTLEENSFVSRTPKGDVTFTNVLAVLDPSAPRRLLLACHHDSKILPPDRKNPQRVFVGASDSAVPCAIILELAAALDTQLKALKQQKSAVTLQLVFFDGEEAFEEWTDTDSLYGSRHLAELMERTPHPHGSTKTTLLQAVDLLVLLDLLGGLEPLIVSHFDNTARWFDRLIAAEKRLHKQGLLTSHPVEQRYFRKDFYLGPVQDDHIPFLNRGVPVLHLIPTPFPLFWHTLDDTEEKMHRPTVENLTRILAIFVAEYLSL, from the exons ATGTCGAGGAACAGTCGAAGGGGCAAAGTTTTGCACCCGAATAACGGCCGCGCGCTGTCCTCCTGCGATCCGACGAGAACGTCGCGGATGCGCGTGCTTGTGATGTGTCTCTGCGGCGTGCTGACACTGTCTGTCATTCTCGGACTGTACCTGTCTGCAGATCCCAGCACCCCTCACCTGCATCATGACGCACATCTAACGAATGACAGG CTTTCTCATAAGCCTGCTAAGTACTCTTTGGCACAAATAGAGAAGTTCGCCGCTCATGTGAACGGCCATCGGCTTTGGGAAACTCATCTGCGGCCTCTACTGATTGAGCGGGTTCCTGGAACTGCTGGCAGTCAGATCATACGCCAG CATATCTTGACCCAGCTGGGTTCACTTTCTGCGGGATGGACACTGGAGGAGAATTCCTTTGTTTCACGCACCCCAAAGGGTGATGTGACCTTCACCAATGTGCTGGCAGTGCTGGACCCCTCAGCTCCTCGCAGGCTGCTTCTAGCGTGCCATCATGATTCTAAAATCTTACCTCCGGACCGTAAAAACCCACAGCGGGTGTTTGTGGGTGCAAGCGATTCAGCTGTACCCTGTGCTATAATCTTGGAGCTGGCCGCTGCTTTGGACACTCAACTTAAAGCCCTTAAACAGCAG aAGTCTGCTGTGACATTGCAGCTAGTGTTTTTTGACGGAGAGGAGGCATTTGAGGAATGGACCGATACAGACTCTCTGTATGGTTCTCGTCACCTGGCTGAACTCATGGAGCGCACCCCTCATCCTCATGGATCCACCAAAACCACTCTTCTTCAGGCAGTG GATCTGTTAGTCTTATTGGATCTGCTTGGTGGTTTGGAGCCATTGATTGTCAGTCACTTTGATAACACAGCTAGATGGTTTGACCGGCTGATCGCTGCAG agAAGAGACTCCACAAACAGGGCTTGTTGACATCTCACCCGGTAGAACAAAGATACTTCAGGAAAGATTTTTATCTTGGTCCAGTGCAGGATGACCATATTCCATTTCTGAACAGGG GTGTTCCTGTGCTGCATCTGATCCCCACACCGTTTCCGTTGTTTTGGCACACACTGGACGACACTGAGGAGAAGATGCACAGACCCACGGTGGAAAACCTTACTAGAATCCTGGCCATATTTGTAGCCGAGTACCTGAGCCTCTAA